In the Helianthus annuus cultivar XRQ/B chromosome 11, HanXRQr2.0-SUNRISE, whole genome shotgun sequence genome, one interval contains:
- the LOC110915601 gene encoding uncharacterized protein LOC110915601 gives MMSATIRRKALSLCSSAVANNGIVQSLERTQPALAGSASRGYLAGIPMFEGFGKKSKLVPEFHQGAPVYSKPLRDVVSSRKTDFPTHTWSRSFFTHSEPAKIEKIVNTSVKRTHTAPAYFTATGAVAGSVLSTPIVNAPQAAKLGMGSTVSPTFLPNLALFWHINNGIEEILADYVHHEMTRSLVLVMMRLFLIVAAKDVFVATN, from the exons ATGATGAGTGCAACCATCAGGCGGAAAGCTTTGTCTCTGTGTTCGTCTGCTGTAGCGAATAAT GGCATTGTACAATCATTGGAGAGGACCCAACCTGCATTAGCAGGATCCGCATCACGAGGATATCTTGCTGGTATCCCAATGTTTGAG GGATTTGGAAAAAAATCAAAACTAGTACCGGAATTTCATCAAG GCGCTCCTGTTTATTCAAAACCCTTGAG GGACGTTGTATCATCACGTAAAACAGATTTTCCGACCCATACGTGGAGTAGATCTTTCTTTACACACAGTG AACCTGCTAAAATAGAGAAGATAGTCAACACCTCGGTCAAAAGGACACACACTGCCCCTGCTTATTTTACTGCAACGGGTGCTGTGGCTGGAAGTGTTTTAAGTACTCCCATTGTAAATGCTCCACAG GCGGCTAAACTGGGCATGGGGTCGACAGTCTCACCAACTTTCCTACCCAATCTTGCTTTATTCTGGCATATAAACAACGGCATTGAGGAGATTCTGGCGGATTATGTTCACCATGAAATGACTCGCAGCTTGGTCTTGGTGATGATGAGACTCTTCCTTATAGTTGCAGCAAAAGATGTTTTTGTGGCTACAAATTGA
- the LOC110918309 gene encoding ankyrin repeat-containing protein ITN1, producing the protein MFLSLLLCFMLFFEFVLDVHTIFTIITTPAKKQTHSSRILFLAAETGNTKFVVELIRRYPDLIWKVNDDKLSIFHIAVKHRHEGIYNLLYEIGSMKDLITPLKDEKQNNMLHFVGKQAKRKRLEDVSGVALQMQRELLWFKEVEGMIPSSYKERKNEDGLTPEELFTKEHKQLVTEGEKWMKDTASQCMVVAALIATIVFAAAFTVPGGYNQDNGVPIFRSKATFMVFVVADAISLFASSASILMFLSILTSRYAQRDFLESLPKKLMLGLATLFLSIVTMTVAFSVSFFVLYHKGQIWMPILIGAIAVMPVLLYVVLQFGLFFDVIRSTYISRYLFKPKKQVLYYKNPKF; encoded by the exons ATGTTTTTGTCGCTTCTTTTGTGTTTTATGTTATTCTTTGAGTTTGTATTGGATGTTCATACCATTTTTACAATAATCACAACACCTGCAAAAAAGCAAACACACTCTTCTCGAATATTATTTCTTGCTGCGGAAACTGGTAATACTAAATTTGTAGTTGAGCTCATCCGTCGATATCCTGATCTTATATGGAAAGTAAATGATGACAAGCTAAGTATATTTCACATTGCCGTCAAACATCGCCATGAAGGTATCTACAACCTATTATATGAGATAGGCTCAATGAAAGATTTGATTACTCCTCTTAAAGATGAAAAGCAAAACAATATGTTGCATTTCGTTGGGAAACAAGCAAAGCGAAAGCGACTCGAAGATGTTTCAGGAGTTGCTTTACAAATGCAACGAGAACTATTATGGTTTAAG GAAGTAGAGGGTATGATTCCTTCTTCTTATAAGGAACGGAAGAACGAAGATGGTTTAACACCAGAGGAGTTATTTACAAAGGAACACAAACAATTGGTGACGGAAGGCGAGAAGTGGATGAAAGACACTGCTAGTCAATGTATGGTTGTTGCCGCGCTTATTGCAACCATAGTTTTTGCTGCAGCTTTTACAGTTCCCGGTGGATACAACCAAGACAATGGCGTCCCAATCTTCCGTTCAAAAGCAACCTTTATGGTGTTCGTTGTGGCAGATGCCATTTCCCTATTTGCGTCATCTGCTTCAATTCTGATGTTCCTTTCTATCCTCACATCTCGTTATGCTCAACGTGATTTTTTGGAATCATTACCAAAAAAACTCATGTTAGGTCTTGCAACTCTTTTCCTCTCTATAGTAACCATGACAGTCGCTTTTAGTGTCAGCTTTTTTGTACTTTATCATAAGGGTCAGATATGGATGCCAATCCTTATTGGTGCCATTGCCGTGATGCCGGTCTTGCTATATGTGGTGCTGCAATTTGGCCTCTTTTTTGATGTAATTCGATCCACTTACATTTCTAGATACCTATTTAAGCCCAAAAAACAGGTTCTTTACTATAAAAACCCCAAGTTCTAA